One window from the genome of Desulfurella sp. encodes:
- a CDS encoding DUF2784 domain-containing protein, translated as MNIYAALADVVVIIHFLYALTIIVGLILIYIGKYIKWHFVKNATFRIIHLVMIMIVAFESVFHIECPLTYIEYKLLSLAKMHYQNIPFIAGFINKILFWNLPNEFFDILYIALAIFILLSFFIVPIDFKK; from the coding sequence ATGAATATTTATGCAGCTTTAGCCGATGTTGTTGTTATAATACATTTTTTATATGCATTAACTATTATTGTGGGACTTATTCTAATATATATTGGTAAATATATAAAATGGCATTTTGTAAAAAATGCGACATTCAGGATTATCCATTTAGTTATGATAATGATTGTAGCATTTGAGTCTGTTTTTCATATAGAATGTCCTTTGACATACATAGAGTATAAATTGCTAAGTTTGGCTAAAATGCATTATCAAAATATACCTTTTATAGCTGGTTTTATTAACAAAATACTATTTTGGAATTTGCCAAATGAGTTTTTTGATATACTTTATATTGCGCTTGCCATATTTATATTACTCAGTTTTTTTATTGTGCCCATAGATTTCAAAAAATAA
- a CDS encoding NifB/NifX family molybdenum-iron cluster-binding protein, with product MKILLATKGQTLDSAIDERFARASYFLIYDDKTGQLEVINNNQELSHGAGPQAVQIAIDNGASAIISAMPGQNALQAIRAANIKVYEAVGLSAKHAIEKLKSNELKEL from the coding sequence ATGAAAATACTGCTTGCAACAAAAGGTCAAACATTAGATAGTGCGATTGATGAGAGGTTTGCAAGAGCCAGTTATTTTTTGATTTACGATGACAAAACAGGTCAATTAGAAGTAATAAATAATAACCAGGAGCTTTCGCACGGCGCAGGTCCTCAAGCGGTTCAGATCGCCATAGATAATGGTGCAAGTGCAATAATTTCTGCAATGCCCGGTCAAAATGCCCTGCAAGCTATTAGGGCAGCAAATATTAAAGTTTACGAGGCAGTTGGTTTAAGTGCAAAGCATGCTATAGAAAAGTTAAAGTCAAATGAATTAAAAGAGTTATGA